A genomic segment from Saprospiraceae bacterium encodes:
- a CDS encoding PKD domain-containing protein, producing the protein MKHLKTLFLVLISSFTLFSQTQVYKIVGTVYNTNKEVVADWPVAIIDASGIAVKLQTDPNGNYEYKFELNQNRLQVYQIQVVDPCQPQPLIQKAVAKVGEERFDFVICAKNTSGGSPCDGKFTFTVNQDGWTEFHVTTLYSDAKYYWDFGDGQSGEGADIKHQYGRPGTYEVTLVIATSTCKSRVSLKVDVKFPVPPNPTTNWTNNCCGKVNISSIPNPSGSSPNSFIFNAGFDFKATDIRWDFGDGTGESGVDVKHTYAREGKYLVTTTIKGELCTVILNTWIHVNGVVTPPNPCNIDFLFSTDNLSAKFQADLKGAKADKISWDFGDGSNASDLVTSHTYAKEGEYKVTLYASINGVVCQITKVIKVGTRVNPNPCNIDFNFATDNLSAKFQADLKGSKADKISWDFGDGSFSSDLNTSHTYKDAGEYKVTLYVSINGTVCQITKLVKVGSRVNPNPCNVDFKFSVNNLTVKFQADFKNARPDRVYWEFGDGTNSTDLNPVHTFGKIGEYTITLKVSINGAVCTITKVIKVGTRISTPGNSLIVIYDVSPNPAIEDIMVSVKSNIKASTTLVIADLSNNNLVKAAASLEIGDNKIPMAVKDLKAGTYVVYLYYNNKIVSRYKFEKI; encoded by the coding sequence ATGAAGCACTTAAAGACCTTATTTTTAGTACTTATTTCATCTTTTACCTTATTTAGCCAGACCCAGGTTTATAAAATTGTTGGGACTGTCTACAATACAAATAAAGAGGTAGTGGCTGATTGGCCGGTTGCTATTATTGATGCCAGCGGAATAGCTGTAAAATTACAAACGGATCCCAATGGCAATTATGAGTATAAATTTGAATTAAACCAAAACCGCTTGCAGGTTTACCAAATTCAAGTGGTAGATCCTTGTCAGCCTCAGCCGCTGATCCAAAAGGCAGTTGCCAAAGTTGGTGAAGAACGTTTTGATTTTGTGATCTGTGCTAAAAACACTTCTGGAGGCTCTCCATGTGATGGTAAATTTACTTTTACAGTAAACCAAGACGGATGGACAGAATTTCATGTCACTACACTTTACAGTGATGCAAAATATTATTGGGATTTTGGTGATGGTCAATCCGGAGAAGGGGCTGACATAAAACACCAATACGGTCGCCCAGGTACTTACGAGGTTACATTAGTAATAGCAACATCAACTTGTAAGTCTCGAGTTAGTCTGAAAGTCGATGTTAAATTTCCAGTACCTCCCAATCCAACGACAAATTGGACAAATAACTGTTGTGGAAAGGTCAATATTTCAAGTATCCCAAACCCATCAGGTTCAAGCCCAAATAGCTTTATTTTTAATGCAGGTTTTGATTTTAAAGCCACTGATATCCGTTGGGATTTTGGTGACGGTACCGGCGAATCCGGTGTAGATGTTAAACATACTTACGCCCGGGAAGGAAAATACCTGGTAACTACAACGATTAAGGGTGAATTGTGCACTGTTATACTCAATACCTGGATTCATGTAAATGGTGTTGTTACACCACCAAATCCTTGCAATATTGATTTTCTTTTTTCAACAGATAATTTGTCGGCTAAATTTCAAGCTGATTTAAAAGGAGCTAAAGCAGATAAAATTTCTTGGGATTTTGGTGATGGAAGCAATGCATCAGATCTAGTCACTTCTCACACCTATGCAAAAGAAGGAGAATATAAAGTAACCTTGTATGCCTCAATAAATGGAGTCGTTTGTCAAATTACAAAAGTTATTAAAGTTGGAACCAGAGTAAATCCAAATCCTTGCAACATTGATTTTAATTTTGCAACTGATAATTTGTCTGCAAAATTTCAGGCAGATTTAAAAGGCTCCAAAGCCGATAAAATTTCATGGGATTTTGGTGATGGCAGTTTTTCTTCAGATTTGAATACCAGCCATACTTATAAAGATGCTGGTGAATATAAAGTTACATTATACGTTTCAATAAATGGAACTGTTTGTCAGATTACCAAATTGGTAAAAGTTGGTTCAAGAGTAAATCCAAATCCTTGCAATGTTGATTTTAAGTTTTCTGTAAATAATTTAACTGTAAAATTTCAGGCAGATTTTAAAAATGCCAGACCCGATAGAGTTTATTGGGAATTTGGGGATGGAACCAATTCGACTGATTTGAATCCGGTGCATACATTCGGAAAAATTGGAGAGTATACAATCACACTTAAAGTTTCGATTAATGGTGCAGTGTGTACAATAACTAAAGTGATTAAAGTGGGTACACGAATCAGTACGCCCGGTAATTCACTGATTGTCATTTATGATGTAAGTCCAAATCCAGCAATCGAAGACATCATGGTTTCAGTAAAAAGTAATATCAAAGCTTCTACTACCTTGGTAATTGCAGATTTAAGTAACAATAATCTTGTGAAAGCAGCAGCATCGTTGGAAATCGGTGACAATAAAATACCAATGGCGGTAAAAGATTTAAAAGCTGGTACCTACGTAGTATATCTCTACTATAATAATAAAATAGTCTCTCGGTATAAGTTTGAAAAAATTTAG
- a CDS encoding FtsW/RodA/SpoVE family cell cycle protein has translation MTLDISELKNRILSPNFIWTLIFFLVAISLVAVFSASGSITKYDTDNTSFFLGRHVSFILVGLSMIWLFSKIDYRLFNRWAPVLLILTIALLILTFFIGVNVNDAKRWLNIPIINMTFQVSDLAKLALILYLARSISDKQDVIKGFRSAFVPIMLPILIVCGLIAPSNLSTAAVLFAGSIGMMFVGRIDMKYILILAGLGILLLVILLWVETVFPGLTRAETWVARITRFWYGSEDDYQIEQAKIAIANGNILLPNPGKSLLRNFIPYSYADFIYPIICEEWGLILGAFGVILIYLLLLFHCVGIVSNTTRAFGALLTIGIGINMVTQAFANIAVALGLVPVTGLPLPFISMGGTSLVFTSISLGMIISVSKHIQNLKLESESSDKAEYMWRDQELNEIQNEVAN, from the coding sequence ATGACATTGGATATTAGTGAATTAAAAAATAGAATATTAAGTCCAAATTTTATCTGGACTTTGATTTTTTTTCTGGTAGCAATATCATTGGTTGCAGTATTTAGTGCGTCTGGAAGCATTACAAAATATGATACAGATAACACCAGTTTTTTTCTTGGAAGACACGTTAGTTTTATCCTGGTCGGCTTATCCATGATTTGGCTATTTAGTAAAATTGACTATCGGTTATTTAATCGATGGGCACCTGTGTTGTTGATTTTAACCATTGCATTGCTGATTCTTACTTTTTTTATTGGGGTTAATGTAAATGATGCGAAAAGATGGTTGAATATACCCATCATCAACATGACGTTTCAAGTTTCTGACTTAGCAAAATTGGCATTGATTCTCTATCTGGCCCGCTCTATTTCTGATAAACAAGATGTTATAAAAGGTTTTAGATCTGCATTTGTTCCTATTATGTTACCAATACTTATTGTGTGTGGTCTCATAGCGCCTTCAAATTTAAGTACTGCTGCAGTTTTATTTGCAGGATCTATAGGGATGATGTTTGTTGGCCGCATTGATATGAAATATATTTTAATTCTGGCTGGCTTGGGTATTTTGTTGCTGGTTATTTTATTGTGGGTAGAAACCGTGTTTCCTGGTTTAACCAGAGCAGAAACCTGGGTTGCTAGAATTACCCGATTCTGGTATGGATCAGAAGATGACTATCAAATCGAACAAGCTAAAATTGCAATTGCAAACGGGAACATCCTGTTGCCAAATCCTGGAAAAAGTTTACTGCGAAATTTTATTCCTTATTCATACGCAGATTTTATCTATCCTATAATATGTGAAGAATGGGGTTTGATTCTTGGAGCATTCGGAGTAATTTTAATTTATCTTTTATTGCTATTTCATTGTGTTGGAATTGTTAGCAATACCACACGAGCGTTTGGTGCTTTGCTTACGATTGGGATAGGAATTAATATGGTGACCCAGGCATTTGCAAATATTGCGGTAGCACTGGGATTGGTTCCGGTCACGGGATTGCCATTACCATTTATAAGTATGGGTGGAACGTCGCTGGTTTTTACAAGTATCTCATTAGGAATGATTATAAGTGTTAGCAAACATATTCAAAATTTGAAATTGGAATCTGAATCAAGTGATAAAGCAGAATATATGTGGCGGGATCAGGAGCTTAATGAAATTCAAAATGAAGTTGCTAATTAG
- a CDS encoding UDP-N-acetylmuramate--L-alanine ligase translates to MYKNLYFIGIGGIGMSALARYFNQRGVVIYGYDKTETELTRQLEQEGMLIHYEDRPDLIPQSLDMVILTPAVPNDLKEFQTILERNIPYLKRSQVLGQITAGNKNIAVAGTHGKTTTSSLLAHLIYCANTPMTAFLGGIAVNYQSNYLDTGDDWMVEEADEYDRSFLQLSPDLAVIGSLDPDHLDIYGTHEAMIETYLEFARKIKPNGLLLLSDTIPKQVQDQFRNQLQSIRIKTYGTGQSDHRFEVVGTDSGWMLFNYIRNNYNMSNLRLRMPGNHNLRNAVAAIALAEELGISQESIRMSLENFKGIKRRFEWIEESNGLVLIDDYAHHPEELRAAIEACRSIYPGRNITGIFQPHLYSRTRDFLHEFAHVLSQLDQVILVELYPAREPAILGISSETIYNLLTVDSKYLTTKKQLPELLRTLKLDVVMTLGAGDLDMMQNEIKHAIFEKAAINNLQ, encoded by the coding sequence TTGTATAAAAATTTATATTTTATAGGAATTGGTGGAATCGGCATGAGTGCCCTGGCTCGTTATTTTAATCAGCGGGGTGTTGTAATTTATGGTTATGACAAAACAGAAACAGAATTAACACGCCAATTGGAACAGGAAGGCATGTTGATTCATTATGAAGATCGACCGGATTTAATACCTCAATCATTGGATATGGTAATACTTACACCGGCAGTGCCTAATGATTTAAAAGAATTCCAAACGATTCTTGAGCGAAACATTCCTTATCTAAAGCGGTCACAGGTTTTAGGGCAAATTACAGCAGGAAATAAAAATATTGCTGTCGCAGGAACCCATGGAAAAACCACAACGAGTAGCTTATTAGCTCATTTGATATATTGTGCCAACACACCTATGACCGCATTTTTAGGAGGAATTGCGGTTAACTATCAATCAAATTATTTAGATACAGGAGATGATTGGATGGTAGAAGAAGCAGATGAATACGATCGCTCGTTTTTACAATTGAGTCCTGACCTTGCTGTTATTGGATCATTGGATCCTGATCATCTTGATATTTATGGGACACATGAAGCAATGATTGAAACGTATCTGGAATTTGCAAGGAAAATCAAACCAAATGGGTTGCTGCTTTTAAGTGATACTATACCAAAACAAGTTCAGGATCAATTTAGAAATCAACTTCAATCCATAAGAATAAAAACCTATGGAACCGGTCAATCTGATCATCGTTTTGAAGTAGTTGGAACTGATTCTGGGTGGATGCTGTTTAATTATATTAGAAATAATTATAATATGAGTAACTTGCGCCTTCGAATGCCTGGAAATCACAATCTTAGAAATGCAGTTGCAGCAATTGCCCTGGCCGAGGAATTAGGGATTTCTCAGGAAAGCATTCGAATGAGTCTTGAAAATTTTAAAGGCATTAAAAGAAGATTTGAGTGGATTGAAGAATCAAATGGGCTTGTATTGATAGATGATTATGCACATCATCCGGAAGAATTGAGAGCAGCAATAGAAGCCTGTCGTTCAATTTATCCTGGAAGAAACATTACAGGAATATTTCAGCCACATCTTTACAGCAGAACCAGAGATTTTTTACATGAATTTGCACATGTTTTAAGTCAATTGGATCAGGTGATTTTAGTTGAATTGTATCCGGCAAGAGAACCGGCTATTTTAGGAATCAGTTCTGAAACCATTTACAATCTGCTGACAGTAGATTCAAAATATTTAACCACAAAGAAACAGTTACCGGAATTGTTGCGCACCCTTAAGTTGGATGTAGTGATGACATTGGGTGCTGGTGATCTGGATATGATGCAAAATGAAATTAAACATGCAATTTTTGAGAAAGCAGCCATAAATAATTTACAATGA
- a CDS encoding ATP-binding cassette domain-containing protein codes for MATRQKITKEGFLKSYRILRFIKPYRWYFIIGMVCLVISSSMFMIFPAAAGEMANTAIGKGTWNIPVNQFGLIFLVILIIQGVLSYFRTTCFAVVSEKGIADVRSSLYEKLICQDLSYFESHRVGELTSRLTADVEQLQSAFSVTLAEFIRQLVILISGVFILAWMSPKLALIMLLSFPVIVIASILFGRYIRGLSRKRQDSLANTNIIVEESFQSFQTVKAFTNEFFEIKRFTNSISEMIAISMNYARMRGLFFIFIITVLFGGLFFILWEGAMMVEKGTMPVGDLFSFIIYTGIIGGAIAGLGNLYTALAGSIGATERIQDILDRHQEINIADHQSIEELRFKGDVSFDDVSFSYPGRPEFQVLKHIQFDISSGQRIALVGASGAGKSTLIQLLMRFYNTDNGVIKVDGKPVSDYNLTAFRKNLAIVPQEILLFGGTIRENILYGKPNASEEELMEACRKSNCLEFINSFPDKFETIVGERGIKLSGGQRQRVAIARAILRNPSILILDEATSSLDAESERLVQDALDKLMEGRTSILIAHRLSTIKDADCIYVLKKGQIQESGSHETLLQKPNGIYKSLVELQLETTDV; via the coding sequence ATGGCAACTAGACAAAAAATAACAAAGGAAGGATTTTTGAAATCTTATCGCATATTGCGATTTATTAAACCATATCGGTGGTATTTTATCATTGGGATGGTTTGTCTGGTCATCAGCAGCTCTATGTTTATGATATTTCCCGCTGCAGCTGGCGAAATGGCAAACACCGCCATTGGAAAAGGGACTTGGAATATCCCTGTGAATCAGTTTGGATTAATTTTTCTGGTAATATTAATTATTCAGGGGGTACTTTCTTATTTTAGAACAACCTGTTTTGCAGTTGTCAGCGAAAAAGGCATCGCAGATGTAAGATCTTCTCTATATGAAAAGCTTATTTGCCAGGATCTCAGTTATTTTGAATCTCACCGTGTCGGTGAATTAACAAGTCGACTTACTGCAGATGTCGAGCAGCTTCAATCAGCTTTTTCAGTAACACTTGCAGAATTTATTCGCCAATTGGTCATTTTAATCAGTGGTGTTTTTATTCTGGCCTGGATGAGTCCGAAATTGGCTCTGATCATGTTGTTGAGTTTTCCCGTAATCGTGATTGCAAGCATTTTGTTTGGAAGATATATCCGGGGATTATCCAGAAAGAGGCAGGATAGTTTGGCAAACACCAATATAATTGTAGAAGAAAGTTTTCAATCATTCCAGACAGTTAAAGCATTTACAAATGAATTTTTTGAAATAAAAAGATTTACAAATTCAATTTCAGAAATGATTGCTATATCAATGAATTATGCACGAATGCGTGGTTTGTTTTTTATATTTATCATAACGGTATTGTTTGGGGGTTTGTTTTTTATTTTGTGGGAAGGTGCTATGATGGTTGAAAAAGGCACAATGCCAGTGGGTGATTTGTTCTCATTTATAATTTATACCGGGATCATTGGAGGCGCCATCGCAGGACTTGGAAATTTATATACAGCACTTGCAGGATCGATTGGGGCAACTGAGCGTATCCAGGATATTTTGGATCGCCATCAGGAAATTAATATAGCGGATCATCAGTCAATTGAAGAACTTAGATTTAAAGGCGATGTCTCATTTGACGATGTTAGTTTTTCCTATCCTGGAAGACCGGAATTTCAAGTATTGAAACACATTCAATTTGATATTAGCAGCGGTCAGCGCATAGCACTTGTCGGGGCCAGTGGCGCTGGAAAATCAACTTTAATCCAACTGTTAATGCGGTTTTATAATACCGATAACGGAGTAATCAAAGTGGATGGTAAACCAGTTTCAGATTATAATTTAACTGCCTTTAGAAAAAATCTGGCAATAGTACCTCAGGAAATTTTACTTTTTGGAGGTACAATTCGTGAAAATATTTTATATGGAAAACCAAACGCTTCTGAGGAAGAATTAATGGAAGCATGCAGAAAATCAAACTGTTTGGAATTTATAAATTCATTTCCTGATAAATTTGAAACCATTGTAGGGGAACGAGGTATCAAGTTAAGTGGTGGACAAAGGCAACGTGTTGCTATTGCACGTGCAATTTTAAGAAATCCATCTATTTTAATATTGGATGAAGCAACCTCTTCACTAGATGCAGAAAGCGAGCGACTTGTACAAGATGCACTTGATAAATTAATGGAAGGACGAACATCCATCTTAATAGCCCACAGACTCTCTACAATAAAAGATGCGGATTGTATTTATGTATTAAAAAAGGGCCAAATTCAGGAAAGCGGCAGCCACGAAACTTTATTGCAAAAACCAAATGGAATTTATAAGTCATTGGTAGAATTGCAATTGGAAACAACAGATGTATAA
- the ftsA gene encoding cell division protein FtsA: METILNPNPEIVVALNIGSNKVLAIVGKKNILGKMEILGSGKAPCDGVVRGVVTNIDKTAKAIGDAIDLAEKKSKQLIETVFVGIAGDHIKSMHHQGVLYRDDPKKEITQEDIDRLSQDMYKIPLAHGDKILHVLPQEFLVDHNDPCMDPIGMSGSRLESNFHIITANSDALENLMRAVDKAGLSVSGFILESLATADAVLSKEEKAGGVVLVDMGGGTTEVSIHLEGIIRYTSVIPLGSNVITKDIKVGCSVLPEQAEKLKVRFGSALADEIVDNRVITIPGLMGREPKEISEKNLARIIQSRVEELFEYVMWEIRRSGFENSLIAGMVLTGGGSKLRDIELLAELQTGLSTRIGEPLENKISLFDQEYAHPSYATAIGILSDALKRVTPHLPVEIPERKTTAEIMDLQEDDEPVFAEVEPQANQSKELSWMGKINTKIKDSLFTFFKENPDNEF, encoded by the coding sequence ATGGAAACCATACTCAATCCGAATCCTGAAATCGTAGTTGCACTGAACATCGGTTCAAATAAAGTGCTTGCAATTGTCGGCAAGAAAAACATCCTCGGTAAAATGGAAATATTGGGTTCTGGGAAAGCACCCTGTGATGGAGTCGTTCGTGGAGTTGTAACCAATATTGATAAAACTGCTAAAGCAATTGGAGATGCCATTGATCTTGCTGAGAAAAAGTCAAAGCAATTGATTGAAACAGTTTTTGTAGGTATTGCAGGAGATCATATAAAAAGTATGCACCATCAGGGTGTTTTATATCGGGACGATCCTAAAAAGGAGATAACACAAGAAGACATTGACCGGCTCAGTCAGGATATGTATAAAATTCCTTTGGCACATGGTGATAAAATTTTGCATGTGTTGCCACAAGAATTTTTGGTTGATCATAATGATCCTTGCATGGACCCAATTGGAATGTCGGGTTCTCGTCTTGAATCAAATTTTCATATCATCACAGCAAATTCAGATGCCTTGGAAAATTTAATGCGTGCAGTGGATAAAGCGGGCTTAAGTGTTTCTGGATTTATTTTGGAATCTTTGGCTACTGCGGATGCTGTTTTATCAAAAGAAGAAAAAGCAGGCGGAGTTGTATTGGTCGATATGGGTGGAGGTACTACGGAAGTTTCAATTCACCTTGAAGGAATTATTCGCTATACTTCTGTGATTCCTTTAGGATCCAATGTAATTACAAAAGATATAAAAGTTGGATGCAGTGTGTTGCCCGAGCAAGCTGAAAAATTAAAAGTTCGTTTTGGATCGGCCTTGGCTGATGAAATTGTGGATAATCGCGTGATTACTATACCCGGACTCATGGGGCGTGAACCAAAAGAAATTTCAGAGAAAAACTTAGCCCGAATCATACAATCACGTGTGGAGGAATTATTCGAATATGTAATGTGGGAAATCAGACGAAGTGGTTTTGAAAACAGTTTGATTGCCGGAATGGTATTAACAGGTGGAGGATCAAAATTAAGAGATATTGAATTGTTGGCGGAATTGCAAACCGGTCTTTCTACCCGGATTGGAGAACCACTTGAAAATAAAATTTCATTGTTTGACCAGGAATATGCACATCCCTCGTATGCAACCGCAATTGGGATATTGTCGGATGCACTAAAAAGGGTTACGCCACATCTACCGGTAGAAATACCCGAGCGCAAGACTACGGCAGAGATTATGGATCTGCAGGAAGACGACGAACCGGTATTTGCTGAAGTGGAACCCCAAGCAAACCAGTCTAAAGAACTGAGTTGGATGGGAAAAATCAATACAAAAATCAAAGATTCCCTCTTTACCTTTTTCAAAGAGAACCCAGACAATGAGTTTTAG
- the ftsZ gene encoding cell division protein FtsZ, which yields MSIGSIIKVIGVGGGGTNAVTHMYSQGIRGVDFAICNTDQQSLDISPVPVKIQLGPLLTVGRGAGNNPEVGKQACLESVEDLKSFLQGDTKMLFITAGMGGGTGTGAAPILSKIARELGILTVGIITLPFLFEGPRRGRLAHDGLEQLKQNVDALIVVSNNKLREMYGNLPMSSAFSHADNVLAIAAKGIAEIITVPGYINVDFEDVNFVMKDSGVAIMGSAVAGGEDRARKVVESALNSPLLEDNDIRGAKHILLNITTGRNPEITMDEVGEITEYIQQEAGYETDLIWGSCVDDSLNDQISITLIATGFGAGYKDRNSQSNAQKINLDQEEHGVSELFEDVASARVFDFEDSDDLQAKKVNSPSLFDMGANSFNHFKKKEEPVNPILNIRNPGYNNQRPALTDVKNLSEAENIPAYERRNVRLDNLNHSSELNTSRIKMVMDEDNKPEIREENSFLHDNVD from the coding sequence ATGAGTATCGGTTCTATCATCAAAGTCATCGGAGTAGGGGGTGGAGGAACAAATGCCGTTACGCATATGTACAGCCAGGGAATTCGTGGAGTCGATTTTGCCATCTGCAATACAGACCAGCAGTCCCTGGATATTAGTCCGGTACCTGTTAAAATTCAATTAGGGCCTTTATTAACTGTCGGACGGGGAGCTGGAAACAATCCCGAGGTAGGCAAACAAGCTTGTCTTGAATCGGTTGAAGACCTGAAATCATTCCTGCAGGGGGATACTAAAATGCTGTTCATTACCGCTGGAATGGGTGGGGGTACGGGCACAGGTGCTGCGCCTATCTTGTCGAAGATTGCACGTGAATTGGGCATTCTTACAGTGGGAATCATCACATTGCCCTTTTTATTTGAAGGCCCAAGAAGGGGTAGATTAGCTCATGATGGCCTTGAGCAATTGAAGCAAAATGTTGATGCACTTATTGTAGTATCAAATAATAAACTTAGGGAAATGTATGGCAATTTGCCAATGTCCAGTGCATTTAGTCATGCAGACAATGTACTTGCCATTGCAGCAAAAGGAATTGCAGAAATCATTACGGTTCCAGGTTATATCAATGTAGATTTTGAAGATGTCAATTTTGTAATGAAAGATAGTGGGGTGGCTATCATGGGTTCAGCGGTCGCAGGGGGAGAAGATAGAGCCCGCAAAGTAGTTGAAAGTGCATTGAATTCACCACTGTTGGAAGATAACGACATTCGGGGAGCGAAACATATCTTATTAAATATAACTACCGGCAGAAATCCAGAAATTACAATGGACGAAGTTGGAGAAATCACTGAATATATCCAGCAAGAAGCGGGCTATGAAACCGATTTGATATGGGGTTCCTGTGTAGATGACAGTTTGAATGACCAGATCAGCATAACTTTAATTGCAACAGGTTTTGGAGCTGGTTACAAGGACCGGAATTCCCAATCTAATGCGCAAAAAATAAATTTAGATCAAGAAGAACATGGCGTTTCAGAACTTTTTGAAGATGTTGCCAGCGCACGTGTTTTTGATTTTGAAGATTCGGATGATTTACAAGCTAAAAAAGTAAACTCACCTTCTTTATTTGATATGGGTGCAAATTCCTTCAATCATTTTAAAAAGAAGGAGGAACCAGTAAATCCAATTTTAAACATAAGAAATCCTGGTTACAATAACCAAAGACCTGCACTAACAGATGTAAAGAATTTGTCAGAAGCAGAAAACATTCCAGCATATGAACGAAGGAACGTACGTCTGGATAATTTGAATCATTCCTCTGAACTCAACACGTCCAGAATTAAAATGGTCATGGATGAGGACAATAAACCGGAAATCCGGGAGGAAAATTCATTCCTTCACGATAATGTCGATTAA
- the murG gene encoding undecaprenyldiphospho-muramoylpentapeptide beta-N-acetylglucosaminyltransferase: MKFKMKLLISGGGTGGHVFPAIAIADAVKYLNPEVDILFVGALGKLEMTKVPEAGYKIIGLPIRGFNRKLSLENLKFGYRLIKSMWMAFKIIKNFKPDVVLGVGGYASGPVLRIASWLGTTTMIQEQNSYPGITNKLLSKAASKIFVAFNGMDKYFDGAKIIFTGNPIRKDLIRVKDKSEGLIHFNLVPEKITIGVLGGSLGAGAINQAMLNCYESILKRSDIQWIWQTGESYKDKIAQHPIANCKQVNVLAFIDRMDLFYAACDIVVSRAGALTLAELSVQAKPCILIPSPNVAEDHQRKNARAFVETGAALMIEDSDLLNKFWAGIVSLTEDSGKRKQMSEQLLNISKPMAAQEIAKYIVDSKAV, encoded by the coding sequence ATGAAATTCAAAATGAAGTTGCTAATTAGTGGAGGTGGTACGGGTGGACATGTATTTCCTGCAATTGCTATTGCGGATGCTGTAAAATATTTAAATCCGGAAGTGGATATTTTATTTGTTGGGGCATTGGGGAAATTGGAAATGACCAAAGTACCTGAAGCCGGATATAAAATAATCGGACTTCCAATTCGTGGATTTAATAGGAAGTTGAGCTTGGAAAATTTAAAATTTGGATACCGTTTAATAAAAAGCATGTGGATGGCTTTTAAAATAATTAAAAATTTTAAACCCGATGTAGTTCTGGGAGTGGGTGGCTATGCCAGCGGACCAGTATTGCGTATCGCCTCATGGCTTGGAACTACCACAATGATTCAAGAACAAAATTCATACCCGGGTATTACAAATAAATTACTTTCCAAAGCGGCATCTAAAATATTTGTAGCCTTTAACGGTATGGATAAATATTTTGATGGTGCTAAAATTATTTTCACAGGAAATCCAATACGGAAAGATCTCATTCGTGTGAAAGATAAATCAGAAGGATTGATCCATTTCAATTTAGTACCTGAAAAAATAACAATTGGTGTTTTGGGTGGAAGTTTAGGTGCAGGTGCTATCAATCAAGCCATGTTGAATTGTTACGAATCAATACTAAAGAGATCAGACATTCAGTGGATTTGGCAAACGGGTGAATCGTATAAAGATAAAATAGCACAGCATCCGATTGCTAATTGCAAACAAGTAAATGTATTGGCATTTATTGATCGAATGGATTTATTTTATGCTGCTTGCGACATCGTGGTATCTCGTGCGGGAGCTTTAACACTTGCTGAACTCAGTGTACAAGCTAAACCTTGTATTTTAATCCCGTCTCCTAATGTTGCAGAAGATCACCAACGAAAGAATGCACGGGCATTTGTTGAAACTGGAGCTGCGCTGATGATTGAGGATTCAGATTTGTTAAATAAGTTTTGGGCTGGTATTGTGAGTTTAACTGAAGATTCAGGAAAAAGAAAACAAATGAGTGAGCAACTCTTGAATATCAGTAAGCCTATGGCAGCTCAAGAGATTGCAAAATATATTGTTGATTCTAAAGCGGTTTAA